One region of Mycobacterium riyadhense genomic DNA includes:
- a CDS encoding multicopper oxidase family protein — translation MPVLPTSGHPFDGVQLSRRGFIGAGIAGGFALAGCHSKNQPAGRAAMADAIAAAEAARPHSGRTVTANLTPQQAVIDLGGPIVHTLAYGNAVPGPLIRATVGDELVVAVHNRLDRPTSVHWHGIALRNDMDGAEPATPNIGAGQDFTYRFSVPDPGTYWAHPHTGLDSDMGLYLPVIVDDPTEPLRYDAEWIVILDDWTDGVGKSPQQLFEQLTDPNKPTTTTTSPTTTTTTTTTTTTTTTGTTTGTTTTTGTGMPGMPGMPGGEVGTSDLLGGDAGDIAYPYYLVNGRIPAAPSSFSAKPRQRIRIRFINTASDTAFRVALAGHTMIVTHTDGYPVLPTPVDALLIGMAERYDVVVTAGDGVFPLVAAAEGKNALARALLSTGAGSPPDPQFRPAELNKRVGTVETFIASSTANLGRPEPNLNLPVVLGGTMAKYDWTINGEPYSKTKPLHVRQGQRPTLTFDNATMMWHPIHLHGHTFQVMKADGTLGPRKDTVIVLPKQKVRAVLVANNPGEWVMHCHNTYHQDAGMMTLLDYTL, via the coding sequence ATGCCGGTACTGCCAACGAGCGGTCACCCCTTCGACGGAGTACAGCTCAGTAGGCGGGGCTTCATCGGCGCCGGTATCGCCGGCGGGTTCGCGCTGGCCGGGTGCCATTCGAAAAACCAGCCGGCGGGCAGGGCGGCGATGGCGGACGCTATTGCCGCGGCCGAGGCTGCCCGGCCGCACAGTGGGCGGACGGTGACCGCCAATTTGACCCCGCAACAGGCGGTGATCGACCTGGGCGGGCCGATCGTCCACACGCTGGCCTACGGTAACGCCGTCCCAGGGCCCCTGATCCGCGCAACCGTTGGTGATGAGCTGGTCGTGGCGGTGCACAACCGGCTCGACCGCCCGACGTCGGTGCATTGGCACGGCATCGCACTGCGCAACGACATGGACGGCGCCGAGCCCGCCACCCCGAACATCGGTGCGGGCCAAGACTTCACCTATCGGTTCTCCGTCCCGGACCCTGGCACCTACTGGGCCCATCCGCACACGGGGCTGGACTCCGATATGGGGCTCTATCTGCCGGTGATCGTTGACGATCCGACCGAACCACTGCGGTATGACGCGGAATGGATTGTCATCCTTGACGATTGGACCGATGGCGTCGGCAAGAGCCCACAACAGCTCTTTGAGCAACTGACCGATCCGAACAAGCCCACGACTACGACTACTAGTCCTACCACGACTACGACTACCACCACCACGACCACGACCACGACCACTGGGACGACCACTGGGACGACTACGACTACCGGGACAGGGATGCCAGGAATGCCTGGGATGCCGGGGGGCGAAGTCGGCACCAGCGACTTACTCGGCGGCGACGCCGGTGACATCGCCTACCCGTACTATCTGGTCAACGGGCGGATTCCGGCGGCGCCCAGCTCCTTCAGCGCGAAACCCCGCCAGCGGATCCGTATCCGGTTCATCAACACCGCCTCCGACACCGCGTTCCGAGTCGCCCTCGCCGGCCACACCATGATTGTGACCCACACCGACGGTTACCCGGTGCTTCCCACCCCGGTCGACGCCCTGCTGATCGGCATGGCCGAACGCTACGACGTCGTCGTGACCGCGGGCGACGGCGTATTTCCACTGGTCGCGGCCGCGGAAGGCAAGAACGCCCTGGCGCGCGCGCTGCTCTCGACCGGGGCCGGCAGCCCGCCCGATCCGCAGTTCAGGCCGGCCGAACTCAACAAACGGGTGGGTACCGTCGAGACGTTTATCGCCTCAAGCACCGCCAATCTGGGTCGTCCCGAACCGAATCTGAACTTGCCGGTGGTCCTGGGCGGCACGATGGCGAAGTACGACTGGACGATCAACGGTGAGCCCTACAGCAAGACCAAACCGCTGCACGTGCGACAGGGCCAGCGCCCGACCCTCACGTTCGACAACGCCACCATGATGTGGCACCCAATTCACCTACACGGCCATACCTTTCAGGTGATGAAGGCCGACGGAACCCTTGGCCCCCGCAAGGACACCGTCATCGTGCTGCCCAAGCAGAAGGTCCGCGCTGTGCTGGTCGCCAACAACCCCGGCGAGTGGGTCATGCACTGCCACAACACCTATCACCAGGATGCCGGCATGATGACGCTGCTGGACTACACACTGTAG
- a CDS encoding alpha/beta fold hydrolase → MEIQRRTIAVDGLHTSYLEAGEGDPMVLLHGGEFGANAELGWERNIAALAAQYRVLAPDQLGFGQSAKVIDFVNSRAMRIRHVARFCEVLGIGSAHFVGNSMGAVNMLTDATSEAPLLPIRTLVAICGGGEIQQNRHFEALQQYDASLPAMRRVVEALFYDAGYPADDDYVWRRYESSIAPGAWEAVAAARFRRPNAPPPAVPSSARPYERIDVPALIVEGGNDKLLPSGWAAQIAKQINGGRSVVVEAAGHCPQIEQSSAVNELLLTFFREQT, encoded by the coding sequence ATGGAGATTCAACGCCGGACTATCGCCGTCGACGGCCTGCACACCAGCTATCTGGAGGCGGGTGAAGGCGACCCGATGGTGTTGCTGCACGGTGGCGAGTTCGGTGCCAACGCCGAATTGGGCTGGGAGCGCAACATTGCCGCGCTCGCAGCGCAGTACCGAGTCTTGGCGCCGGATCAGCTCGGGTTTGGACAATCGGCGAAGGTCATTGACTTCGTCAACAGCCGAGCCATGCGCATTCGGCATGTGGCGCGCTTCTGCGAGGTGCTTGGAATTGGCTCCGCCCACTTCGTCGGCAACTCGATGGGCGCCGTCAACATGCTCACCGACGCCACGTCGGAGGCGCCCCTGTTGCCGATCCGGACGTTGGTCGCCATCTGCGGCGGCGGAGAGATCCAACAGAATCGGCACTTTGAGGCCCTTCAGCAGTACGACGCGAGCCTGCCAGCGATGCGCCGCGTCGTCGAGGCATTGTTTTACGACGCGGGTTATCCAGCCGACGATGACTATGTGTGGCGTCGCTACGAGTCGAGCATCGCGCCCGGTGCGTGGGAAGCGGTGGCAGCGGCCCGGTTTCGTCGTCCCAATGCACCACCGCCGGCGGTTCCGTCAAGCGCACGGCCGTACGAGCGCATCGATGTTCCGGCATTGATCGTCGAGGGCGGCAACGACAAGCTGCTTCCGTCCGGTTGGGCCGCGCAAATCGCCAAGCAGATCAACGGCGGGCGTTCGGTGGTGGTCGAGGCAGCCGGCCACTGCCCACAAATCGAGCAGTCTTCGGCCGTCAACGAGTTACTGCTCACCTTTTTCCGCGAGCAGACGTAA
- a CDS encoding FAD-binding protein: MSAELFDEVSEFDRVVDVLVVGSGGGGMTAALTAAAFGLDVLVVEKSSYFGGSTALSGGGIWVPGAPAQRRAGCAPDPDGVVAYLRQITDGLVSQARIRQYVASAPQMLDFLERLSPWLEFVWKPGYADYYPELPGASELGSTINVPPIDLRELGSDEDSLLTPLALAPKGIWLGPKELRSFYRIRQSWAGKVVLLKLVWRMVRARVFNERIAAMGQSLVARLRLAIKERGIPLWLDSPMAELLTDADGSVTGALVQRNGSEQRIGARCGVILASGGFDHDLAWRKEHQPVVDQDWSFGNPAAMGDGIRAGQRVGAATDLLDEAWWFPAIQWPDGRMQFMLNERMMPAQFIVNGAGKRFINEAAPYMDFGHAMIDGQKSGVAHIPCWLITDHRSFNRYVVAGHLPIPKLPGAPVPTGRKVPAAWLESGVVKAGSNWDELAARIGVPAGQLRMTAARFNELARQGHDDDFNRGDSAYDNYYGDPTLPNPNLYPLGTPPYYAFRIVLGDLGTSGGLRTDDCARVLRPDDTVVRGLYAVGNTAAPVMGRSYAGAGATIGPAMTFGFVAAKHVAAQQATGTRNAHGRHS, translated from the coding sequence ATGAGTGCTGAGCTCTTCGACGAAGTTAGCGAGTTCGATCGGGTTGTGGACGTACTCGTGGTCGGCTCCGGCGGCGGCGGCATGACAGCCGCGCTGACCGCGGCGGCGTTCGGGCTCGACGTGTTGGTTGTGGAAAAGTCGAGTTACTTCGGCGGTTCGACGGCCCTGTCGGGTGGCGGTATCTGGGTACCGGGGGCACCGGCGCAGCGCAGAGCGGGCTGTGCGCCCGACCCGGACGGCGTTGTGGCGTACCTACGGCAGATCACCGACGGACTCGTCAGCCAAGCACGCATACGGCAATACGTCGCGTCGGCGCCGCAAATGCTGGATTTCCTGGAAAGGCTCAGCCCGTGGCTGGAGTTCGTGTGGAAGCCCGGCTATGCCGACTACTATCCGGAATTACCCGGAGCGTCCGAACTTGGCAGCACGATCAATGTTCCACCCATCGATCTGCGCGAGCTGGGCTCCGACGAGGATTCGTTGCTGACGCCGCTGGCGCTGGCGCCCAAGGGAATCTGGCTGGGGCCCAAGGAACTACGGTCGTTCTACCGAATCCGGCAGTCATGGGCCGGGAAAGTTGTGCTCCTGAAGCTGGTCTGGCGAATGGTCAGGGCAAGGGTTTTCAACGAGCGGATCGCGGCGATGGGACAGTCGTTGGTGGCGCGGCTGCGCCTGGCGATCAAAGAGCGTGGCATCCCGCTGTGGCTGGATTCGCCCATGGCCGAGCTACTTACCGACGCCGACGGATCGGTGACCGGCGCGCTAGTGCAGCGCAACGGCAGCGAGCAGCGAATCGGTGCGCGCTGTGGGGTGATCCTGGCGTCCGGGGGTTTCGACCACGACTTGGCCTGGCGCAAAGAGCATCAACCCGTGGTAGATCAGGATTGGAGCTTCGGCAATCCCGCCGCCATGGGCGACGGCATCCGCGCCGGCCAGCGTGTCGGCGCGGCAACCGATCTCCTCGACGAGGCCTGGTGGTTCCCAGCCATCCAATGGCCGGACGGCCGAATGCAATTCATGCTCAACGAACGCATGATGCCGGCGCAGTTCATCGTCAACGGCGCGGGTAAGCGTTTCATCAACGAGGCCGCACCGTACATGGATTTCGGTCACGCGATGATCGACGGCCAGAAGTCCGGAGTAGCCCACATCCCGTGCTGGCTCATCACCGATCACCGGTCCTTCAATCGCTATGTTGTCGCCGGCCACCTGCCTATACCAAAGCTTCCCGGGGCACCGGTGCCCACCGGGCGTAAGGTACCGGCGGCCTGGCTGGAGTCGGGCGTGGTCAAGGCCGGATCGAATTGGGACGAACTCGCGGCCAGGATCGGCGTGCCGGCAGGGCAACTTCGGATGACGGCCGCGCGCTTCAACGAACTGGCGCGCCAGGGTCACGACGATGATTTCAACCGCGGCGACAGCGCCTACGACAACTACTACGGCGACCCGACCCTGCCCAACCCAAACCTCTACCCGCTCGGCACGCCGCCGTACTACGCCTTTCGAATTGTGTTGGGGGACCTCGGTACATCCGGTGGTCTGCGCACCGACGACTGCGCGCGGGTACTGCGGCCGGACGACACCGTGGTGCGCGGCCTGTACGCCGTGGGTAACACCGCCGCGCCGGTGATGGGCCGCAGCTACGCCGGCGCCGGGGCCACCATCGGCCCGGCCATGACCTTTGGCTTTGTCGCAGCCAAACACGTTGCCGCACAGCAGGCAACCGGGACCCGTAATGCTCATGGGAGGCATTCATGA
- a CDS encoding bifunctional 3-(3-hydroxy-phenyl)propionate/3-hydroxycinnamic acid hydroxylase translates to MVSAGQCVDVDVLVVGAGPVGLTLANILGLHDVRTLVVDERATLVDYPRGVGLDDEALRTFQSIGLIDRVLPHTVPNQILRFVDAKGRVLAEMAPPDARFGWPKRNGFVQPLVDAELLAGVRRFEHVEVWWSRPMTACRDDGDAVTAELGGDGGTASVRARYVVGCDGGRSTTRRMMGVSFDGTTSSTRWLVVDIANDPLGHPNSEVGADPERPYASISIAHGIRRFEFMIHANESDEQAQDPAFLTRMLARLVPHPDRVDVIRRRVYTHHSRIAGAFRRGRLLLAGDAAHLMPVWQGQGYNSGIRDAANLGWKLAAVVTGAGDELLDTYDIERRKHARAMIDLSTMVGRAISPTNRRVTIARDLVVRSASIVPSLKRYVLEMRFKPMPRYERGAVAHTRPRDPGSPVGTLFIQPRVDTRTQQNVLLDDVLGTWFSVLCWNNNPRNILGDAAFAHWKDLGARFVAVRPLVQLHWTGHDDPDVAIVGDRTGDLKSWFDIHRQSVLFLRPDRFIAGACIAQLAPELSASVVAALALTPGGGESHNATGPLLYVAQPAPESTGATPGSA, encoded by the coding sequence ATGGTTTCCGCCGGGCAGTGTGTAGACGTCGACGTACTGGTCGTCGGCGCCGGTCCGGTGGGTTTGACGTTGGCCAACATCCTTGGCCTGCACGATGTTCGCACGTTGGTGGTCGACGAGCGTGCCACGCTCGTCGACTACCCGCGGGGGGTTGGGCTGGACGACGAGGCGTTGCGCACCTTCCAGTCGATCGGCCTGATCGACCGGGTCTTGCCGCACACCGTGCCCAACCAGATCCTGCGCTTCGTCGACGCCAAGGGCCGGGTGCTTGCCGAAATGGCCCCGCCCGATGCTCGTTTCGGCTGGCCGAAACGAAACGGCTTTGTGCAGCCACTCGTCGATGCTGAATTGCTTGCTGGGGTACGCAGATTCGAACACGTCGAGGTGTGGTGGAGCCGTCCGATGACGGCGTGCCGGGACGACGGCGACGCGGTCACCGCCGAGCTCGGCGGAGACGGCGGGACAGCCAGCGTGCGGGCACGTTATGTTGTCGGCTGCGACGGCGGGCGCAGCACCACCCGACGGATGATGGGGGTGTCCTTCGACGGAACGACCTCGTCGACGCGGTGGCTGGTCGTCGACATCGCCAACGATCCGCTCGGTCATCCGAACAGCGAGGTCGGTGCCGACCCCGAACGCCCGTATGCCTCGATCTCGATCGCGCACGGGATTCGCCGGTTCGAGTTCATGATTCACGCCAACGAGTCCGACGAGCAGGCGCAGGATCCGGCGTTCTTGACACGGATGCTGGCGCGGCTGGTACCCCATCCCGACCGAGTCGACGTGATCCGGCGGCGGGTCTATACCCATCACTCCCGGATCGCCGGCGCGTTCCGCCGCGGACGCCTGCTGTTGGCCGGCGATGCCGCGCACCTGATGCCGGTGTGGCAGGGGCAGGGATACAACAGCGGCATCCGGGACGCGGCGAATTTGGGCTGGAAGCTGGCGGCGGTGGTGACCGGCGCCGGCGACGAACTGCTGGACACCTACGACATCGAGCGCCGCAAGCACGCGCGGGCGATGATCGACCTTTCCACCATGGTGGGTCGGGCGATCTCACCCACCAACCGTCGGGTGACTATCGCGCGTGACCTCGTCGTGCGCTCGGCGTCAATTGTGCCTTCGCTCAAGCGATATGTGCTCGAGATGCGGTTCAAGCCAATGCCGCGTTACGAGCGTGGGGCGGTAGCGCATACGCGACCCCGGGATCCGGGATCGCCGGTCGGGACGCTGTTCATTCAGCCTCGGGTCGATACCCGGACGCAGCAGAACGTCCTGCTGGACGACGTGCTGGGCACTTGGTTTTCCGTGCTGTGCTGGAACAACAACCCGCGCAATATCCTCGGCGATGCGGCGTTTGCGCACTGGAAAGACCTGGGCGCGCGTTTTGTCGCCGTCCGGCCCTTGGTGCAGTTGCACTGGACCGGACACGATGATCCCGATGTCGCGATCGTGGGTGATCGCACCGGTGATCTCAAGAGCTGGTTCGACATCCACCGACAATCGGTGTTGTTCCTGCGCCCGGACCGGTTTATCGCCGGCGCGTGTATCGCTCAGCTCGCGCCGGAGTTGAGCGCGTCGGTAGTCGCTGCGCTCGCGCTGACTCCGGGAGGGGGTGAATCCCACAATGCCACTGGCCCTTTGCTGTATGTCGCACAGCCCGCTCCTGAATCTACCGGGGCCACCCCAGGATCTGCTTGA
- a CDS encoding alpha/beta fold hydrolase, whose translation MADFESVWSDLQGVPFEQGYLLAGGIRTRYLRAGDPTAPVLVLLHGAGGHAEAYVRNLAAHAEHFWTWSIDMLGHGYTDKPGHPLEIRHYVEHVMAVVRAIGVDRISLSGESLGGWVAARAAVDHPDVIDRLVLNTAGGSQADPEVMQRIITLSMAAAENPTWETVQARIKWLMADKSKDYDDLVASRQRIYRQPGFVAAMRDIMALQEPEIRARNLLGPEEYGAIAAPTLVLWTSHDPTADVPEGRRIASMIPGARFELMPGCGHWPQYEDAKTFNRLHLDFLLGR comes from the coding sequence GTGGCGGATTTCGAAAGCGTGTGGAGCGATCTCCAAGGTGTTCCCTTTGAGCAGGGCTACCTCTTGGCTGGAGGGATCCGAACCCGCTACCTGCGTGCCGGTGATCCGACGGCGCCGGTGCTGGTGCTATTACACGGCGCGGGCGGCCACGCCGAAGCGTACGTGCGAAATCTGGCCGCCCACGCCGAGCATTTCTGGACCTGGTCGATCGACATGCTGGGCCACGGCTATACGGACAAGCCGGGCCATCCGCTGGAAATCCGTCACTATGTCGAACACGTGATGGCGGTGGTACGCGCCATCGGGGTGGATCGCATCAGCCTCAGCGGCGAGTCCCTCGGCGGCTGGGTGGCCGCCCGCGCCGCCGTCGATCATCCGGACGTGATCGACCGGCTGGTGCTCAACACGGCCGGCGGCTCTCAGGCCGATCCGGAGGTGATGCAGCGGATCATCACCTTATCGATGGCCGCGGCCGAGAACCCGACCTGGGAGACCGTGCAGGCGCGGATCAAATGGCTGATGGCGGACAAGTCGAAGGACTACGACGATTTGGTTGCCAGCCGGCAGCGGATCTATCGGCAACCGGGATTCGTCGCGGCGATGCGCGACATCATGGCGCTGCAGGAGCCGGAGATCCGGGCCCGAAACTTGCTGGGCCCCGAGGAATATGGGGCCATCGCCGCACCCACGCTGGTGCTCTGGACCAGCCACGACCCGACTGCCGACGTACCCGAGGGCCGCCGCATCGCTTCGATGATTCCCGGAGCGCGCTTCGAGCTGATGCCGGGTTGCGGTCACTGGCCGCAGTATGAGGACGCCAAGACCTTTAATCGCCTGCATCTCGATTTCCTGCTGGGGCGGTGA
- a CDS encoding coniferyl-alcohol dehydrogenase yields MIDELWRYDGRRAVVTGCSSGIGEYVVRQLTEFGAHVVGLDKRRPTVEINDFREVDLADPASIDAAVVAIDGDVDALFNVAGVSSGIGDPLRVVTINFLGLRHITEALIPKMGAGSAIVSVSSLAASGYREHLRQVAPLLNTTTMRDGVAWCVRHPDVLGAGYQLSKEAIILYTMRRVTDLGARGIRINCTGPGVTATPILDQLRSAYGPEYLDDIAKPLGRVADPAEQAAVLLFLNSGAASYISGQIVWVDGGNVAAAIARELEEG; encoded by the coding sequence GTGATCGACGAACTGTGGCGCTACGACGGCCGTCGTGCCGTGGTGACCGGATGCTCGTCGGGCATCGGCGAATATGTGGTGCGCCAGCTCACCGAGTTCGGGGCGCACGTCGTCGGGCTGGACAAGCGCCGGCCGACGGTCGAGATCAACGACTTCCGTGAGGTTGACCTCGCCGATCCGGCTTCGATCGACGCCGCCGTCGTGGCCATCGACGGCGACGTGGACGCTCTCTTCAATGTCGCCGGTGTCTCCTCGGGAATCGGCGATCCGCTGCGGGTCGTCACAATCAACTTTCTGGGCCTGCGGCATATCACCGAGGCGCTGATTCCGAAAATGGGGGCTGGCTCGGCCATTGTGAGCGTGTCGTCGCTCGCGGCATCCGGGTACCGGGAACACCTGCGGCAGGTCGCTCCGCTGCTGAACACGACGACGATGCGGGACGGCGTGGCGTGGTGTGTTCGCCACCCGGACGTGCTGGGCGCCGGCTACCAATTGTCCAAAGAAGCAATCATTCTCTACACCATGCGCCGCGTCACCGATCTCGGCGCGCGCGGCATCCGGATCAATTGCACCGGTCCAGGCGTCACCGCAACGCCGATCCTCGATCAGCTGCGCAGCGCCTACGGGCCCGAGTATCTCGACGACATCGCCAAGCCGCTGGGCCGGGTCGCCGATCCGGCCGAGCAGGCGGCCGTGCTGCTGTTTCTGAATAGCGGTGCAGCAAGCTATATTTCGGGTCAGATCGTCTGGGTCGACGGCGGAAACGTGGCCGCTGCGATCGCCCGCGAACTCGAGGAGGGATAA
- a CDS encoding LLM class flavin-dependent oxidoreductase, whose protein sequence is MKISLFYEFALPRPWAPDDERILLQDCLDEVEAADKAGFSTVWLTEHHFLEEYCHSTAPEMFLAGASQRTKNIRLGFGIMHLPPAVNHPARVAERIATLDLMSNGRVEFGTGESSSVGELGGFCIDPADKRVQWEEALEVAIRCMIEEPFAGFKGEHIEMPARNVIPKPMQKPHPPVWVACTRPATVQMAAQKCIGALSFAYTGPGPLTERVNGYYKELEENGVPVTPAINPNILAIGGDLSMMVAKTDEQALERLGQGGGFFSFGIMHYYMTGIHTPGRTGVWKRYLEEVEKDPTLAYGPGRGAIGSPATVREFLRGYEDSGVDEIILLLNPRSHEGTMESIELMGKEVLPEFIERDQKAVADKSARLAPVIDKIEARRPETRPFGAPQFDENYSFGGLPTGRGGKFTASEIPEAMAEINEGRVQAAQRLKEQQQK, encoded by the coding sequence ATGAAAATTTCGCTGTTCTACGAATTCGCCCTGCCACGGCCCTGGGCCCCCGACGACGAGCGGATCCTGCTGCAGGACTGCCTCGACGAGGTTGAGGCGGCCGACAAGGCCGGCTTTTCCACCGTCTGGCTCACCGAGCACCACTTCTTGGAGGAATACTGTCACTCCACAGCGCCGGAGATGTTCTTGGCCGGGGCCAGCCAACGCACCAAGAACATTCGGCTCGGATTCGGCATCATGCACCTGCCACCGGCGGTCAATCATCCGGCTCGGGTGGCCGAACGCATCGCCACGCTCGACCTGATGTCCAATGGGCGCGTCGAATTCGGCACCGGTGAGTCTTCTTCCGTCGGCGAACTCGGGGGATTCTGCATCGACCCCGCCGACAAGCGTGTGCAGTGGGAGGAGGCCCTCGAGGTCGCGATCCGTTGCATGATCGAAGAGCCGTTCGCGGGATTCAAGGGCGAGCACATCGAGATGCCGGCGCGCAACGTCATCCCCAAGCCGATGCAGAAGCCGCATCCACCGGTATGGGTCGCCTGCACCCGGCCGGCAACCGTTCAGATGGCGGCCCAAAAGTGCATCGGAGCACTGAGTTTCGCCTACACCGGTCCGGGCCCGCTTACCGAGCGGGTGAACGGCTACTACAAGGAGCTTGAGGAGAACGGCGTCCCGGTCACGCCGGCGATCAACCCCAATATCCTGGCCATCGGCGGTGACCTGTCGATGATGGTCGCCAAGACCGACGAGCAGGCCCTCGAACGCCTTGGACAGGGCGGCGGATTTTTCTCGTTCGGAATCATGCACTACTACATGACCGGAATACACACTCCGGGCCGCACCGGCGTCTGGAAGCGGTACCTCGAAGAGGTCGAAAAGGACCCGACCCTGGCGTACGGCCCCGGACGTGGCGCGATCGGCTCACCGGCCACCGTCCGCGAATTCCTGCGCGGTTACGAGGACAGCGGCGTCGACGAAATCATCCTGCTGCTCAACCCGCGCAGTCACGAGGGCACGATGGAATCCATCGAGCTGATGGGCAAGGAGGTGCTGCCCGAGTTCATCGAGCGCGACCAAAAGGCGGTCGCCGACAAGTCCGCAAGGCTGGCGCCCGTCATCGATAAGATCGAAGCGCGCCGACCGGAAACACGACCTTTTGGCGCACCGCAGTTCGACGAAAACTACTCATTCGGAGGCCTGCCCACCGGGCGCGGCGGTAAGTTCACCGCCAGCGAGATTCCGGAAGCAATGGCGGAAATCAACGAGGGTCGTGTCCAGGCGGCGCAGCGCTTGAAGGAGCAGCAGCAGAAGTGA
- a CDS encoding cyclase family protein, which yields MASMADFRRVASDLSNWGRWGDDDELGTLNFITADKVQQAASLVRHGKVFPLGVDFGSSGPQGAYGFRHNPIHLMTVDGGDANTLAQYGPGWEQNPTAKQMGNYLVDNPFRFNDDMIIMPLQAATQWDALSHVYYDDQLYNGFPAGSVTSLGAFHCGIDKVDVKGITSRGVLLDLVRHRGADVFLEHGNPITPEELDDVVRAQRVTIERGDIVLVRTGWWARFLMTGNKSEPYSGLDWRCAQWLHDHEVAAVAADNLQVEDPVSGVAGLFLPLHLLCLRDMGLMLGEYWDLTALAADCAADGVYEFQLVAPPLRFVGAVGSPVNPIAIK from the coding sequence ATGGCTAGCATGGCCGACTTTCGGCGGGTCGCCAGCGATCTCAGCAATTGGGGACGATGGGGAGACGACGACGAGCTCGGGACGCTGAATTTCATTACCGCCGACAAGGTTCAGCAGGCCGCCAGCCTGGTCCGGCACGGCAAGGTGTTCCCCCTGGGCGTCGACTTCGGATCGTCAGGACCGCAGGGCGCCTACGGATTCCGGCACAATCCCATCCATCTGATGACCGTGGACGGCGGCGACGCGAACACACTGGCCCAGTACGGGCCCGGGTGGGAGCAAAACCCGACGGCGAAGCAGATGGGAAACTACCTCGTTGACAATCCGTTTCGCTTCAACGACGACATGATCATCATGCCGCTGCAGGCGGCCACTCAGTGGGATGCGTTGTCGCACGTCTATTACGACGACCAGCTCTACAATGGCTTCCCCGCGGGCTCGGTTACCAGTCTGGGGGCCTTCCACTGCGGCATTGACAAGGTCGACGTCAAGGGCATCACGTCGCGCGGTGTATTGCTCGACCTGGTCCGCCATCGGGGCGCCGACGTCTTCCTCGAGCACGGAAACCCGATTACACCCGAAGAACTGGACGACGTGGTTCGTGCCCAGCGGGTGACGATCGAGCGGGGCGACATCGTGTTGGTTCGAACCGGTTGGTGGGCAAGGTTTCTCATGACCGGTAACAAGAGTGAGCCGTACTCCGGGCTGGATTGGCGATGCGCCCAGTGGCTGCACGATCACGAGGTCGCCGCGGTCGCGGCCGACAACCTTCAGGTCGAAGACCCGGTATCCGGCGTCGCGGGCCTGTTCTTGCCGCTGCACCTGCTGTGCCTGCGTGACATGGGGCTGATGCTCGGCGAGTATTGGGATCTCACCGCGCTGGCGGCCGACTGCGCGGCCGACGGTGTCTATGAGTTCCAGCTCGTCGCGCCACCTTTGAGATTTGTGGGAGCCGTGGGTTCGCCGGTGAATCCGATCGCGATCAAGTGA
- a CDS encoding 3-carboxyethylcatechol 2,3-dioxygenase: MSHSPLLNLPGPPQDLLDDVNAGIAQAREFVSEYDPELVVIFAPDHYNGFFYKVMPPFCIGLRANGVGDYGTYAGPLDVPQDVAEDCAKAVLGAGVDIAVSASMDVDHGTVQPLEKLLGAAISHPVLPIFINAIAAPLGPLHRCRALGTAVGNFLAALERRVLVVGSGGLSHSPPVPTLDTAGPAVLERIVHGKAMTAEQRQARQTAVIDAAKNFVVGDSDLQSLNPAWDQHFLEVVDGGHLADLDSWSNSFVLHEGGSSAHEIRTWVAAFAALATAGQYQTTVRYYKQAPDLIAGFAIRTAAPIA, encoded by the coding sequence ATGTCGCACAGCCCGCTCCTGAATCTACCGGGGCCACCCCAGGATCTGCTTGACGACGTGAATGCAGGCATCGCCCAGGCCCGAGAGTTCGTCAGCGAGTACGACCCCGAACTCGTCGTCATCTTTGCCCCGGATCACTACAACGGATTCTTTTACAAGGTGATGCCGCCGTTCTGTATCGGCCTGCGCGCCAACGGTGTCGGCGACTACGGCACCTATGCTGGTCCACTCGACGTTCCCCAAGACGTTGCCGAGGACTGTGCTAAGGCCGTGCTCGGTGCGGGTGTCGATATCGCGGTATCGGCCAGCATGGACGTGGACCACGGCACGGTCCAGCCGCTGGAGAAGCTGCTTGGCGCTGCGATTTCGCACCCGGTGCTCCCGATCTTCATCAACGCGATCGCGGCGCCGCTGGGGCCCTTACATCGGTGCCGAGCACTAGGCACCGCGGTGGGCAACTTCTTGGCGGCCCTGGAACGTCGGGTGCTGGTGGTCGGATCCGGGGGTCTCTCGCATAGCCCGCCGGTGCCGACGCTGGACACAGCCGGTCCGGCGGTTCTAGAACGCATCGTGCACGGCAAAGCGATGACGGCCGAGCAGCGCCAGGCCCGCCAGACCGCCGTGATCGACGCGGCCAAGAACTTCGTCGTCGGAGATAGCGACCTGCAGTCCCTCAACCCGGCCTGGGATCAGCACTTCCTAGAAGTCGTCGACGGAGGCCACCTCGCCGACCTCGACAGCTGGTCGAACTCATTCGTGCTGCACGAGGGCGGCTCGTCGGCCCATGAAATCCGCACGTGGGTTGCCGCTTTCGCGGCCCTGGCGACGGCGGGGCAATACCAGACCACGGTGCGTTACTACAAGCAGGCCCCGGACCTGATCGCCGGGTTCGCGATCAGAACGGCGGCGCCGATCGCATGA